One genomic window of Vibrio rhizosphaerae includes the following:
- a CDS encoding aspartate/glutamate racemase family protein yields the protein MRILVVNPNTTTTMTEKACLAARQVASEGTEIIAVTSAHGPVSIEGYYDEAMSVPGMLQAIQAHDDFDAVVIACFDDTGLDAARCITDKPVIGIGEAAYRVASMLANKFSVVTTLSRSVPALEHNLLRYGMERQCIRVRASDIPVLELERDGSEAAHKIAQEIELALRDDRAEAIVLGCAGMVDLAAQLSAQFSVPVLDGVTCAVSLCESLVRLNVKTTRQGGYAPPPTEKMTASALHATGCQATD from the coding sequence ATGCGGATCCTCGTTGTTAACCCGAATACCACCACCACGATGACTGAAAAAGCATGTCTTGCAGCCCGGCAAGTGGCCTCGGAAGGCACTGAAATTATTGCAGTGACTTCGGCACACGGCCCGGTTTCAATTGAAGGCTATTACGATGAAGCGATGTCTGTGCCCGGTATGCTTCAGGCGATTCAGGCACATGACGATTTCGATGCCGTTGTGATTGCTTGTTTTGATGATACCGGTCTGGATGCAGCCCGTTGTATCACGGATAAACCGGTGATTGGGATTGGTGAAGCCGCTTACCGGGTGGCCTCGATGCTCGCCAATAAGTTCAGTGTTGTCACCACGCTGTCCCGCTCCGTTCCGGCACTGGAACACAATTTACTGCGTTACGGGATGGAACGACAGTGCATCCGCGTGCGTGCTTCTGACATTCCGGTGCTTGAATTAGAACGGGACGGCTCAGAGGCCGCCCACAAAATAGCTCAGGAAATTGAGCTGGCGCTTCGCGACGATCGCGCAGAAGCAATCGTTCTCGGCTGTGCCGGGATGGTTGATCTGGCGGCACAGTTATCGGCTCAGTTCTCAGTCCCGGTGCTCGACGGGGTTACTTGTGCCGTGTCGCTGTGTGAAAGTCTGGTCAGACTGAACGTCAAAACTACCCGTCAGGGCGGCTACGCACCGCCACCGACTGAGAAAATGACCGCATCAGCCCTTCACGCCACCGGCTGTCAGGCCACCGACTAA
- the malQ gene encoding 4-alpha-glucanotransferase, whose product MITKSTLAQVADLAGIAPCYTDAWGNETEVPEQTLRQILTIMGYDTSEDARLMASAVSKHQSHLSPPVVVVRGGEQPVDIPLRIGRDVSYEHFSWQIRTEDNQHFEGAVATHLLAEQRDDDGCVTLRITGLTLGYHQLTVRDNRDGHLEESLLIIAPAACYKQPALLSGQKMWGLSIQLYTLRSQANWGIGDFGDLKQLVSEVADHGAQFIGLNPLHTLFPVDPAFASPYSPSSRLWLNTLYIDVSSVPEFVLSHAAQSLVGSAGFQHRLAQTRANPWVDYPEVSALKMTVLPLLYQEFRHRHLAHHSERAQAFIQFVKQGGESLTALAAFHVLSETFCQTGADSNGVNRPWGWTQFPPEYQDYQSETVQAFIATHQEAIYFHMYLQWIAESQLKEIQHMARERGMAIGLYRDLAVGVSKNGCDTWVDSAHQTLVRTASVGAPPDILGPLGQDWGLPPFHPDTLREQAYRPFIDLLRANMKHCGALRIDHVLGLLRLWWIPQGKTAKEGAYVYYPVEHLLAILALESHRHQCAIIGEDLGTVPAQMADILASAGIHSYKVFFFEKSQQGVYTPPPDYPYQSMTALCTHDMPTLRGFWHGCDLSLGQQLGLYPDEAQLEQLRQDRAQMRHGVLQALGMLNAQQAVRAGASPTDSAETHREMDPLLGELIQLHVASGRSALVSIQLEDLLAMDEPVNVPGTVEQYPNWRRKLCADLTTIFSTPAIRTMLDKLTQIRAA is encoded by the coding sequence ATGATAACAAAATCAACATTGGCACAGGTGGCGGATCTTGCCGGGATTGCGCCATGCTATACCGATGCATGGGGCAATGAAACCGAAGTCCCTGAGCAGACGTTGCGTCAGATTCTTACGATTATGGGCTATGATACGTCTGAGGATGCCCGACTGATGGCATCGGCTGTCAGCAAACATCAATCCCACTTGTCACCGCCGGTCGTGGTTGTCCGCGGAGGCGAGCAACCGGTCGATATTCCCCTCAGAATCGGCCGGGATGTATCCTATGAACATTTCTCGTGGCAAATCCGCACCGAAGACAATCAGCATTTTGAGGGGGCGGTGGCAACACACCTGCTTGCGGAACAGCGAGATGATGACGGCTGTGTGACGCTGCGTATTACCGGGTTAACGCTGGGGTATCATCAGTTGACTGTGAGAGATAACCGCGACGGTCACTTGGAGGAGAGTCTGCTCATCATTGCTCCGGCTGCGTGTTACAAACAGCCCGCGTTATTGTCAGGCCAGAAAATGTGGGGGCTGAGCATTCAGCTTTATACGCTCCGCAGTCAGGCCAACTGGGGCATCGGTGATTTTGGCGACCTGAAACAGCTGGTCAGCGAGGTTGCCGATCACGGTGCTCAGTTTATCGGTCTCAATCCACTGCATACGCTTTTTCCGGTCGATCCGGCGTTTGCCAGTCCTTATAGCCCGTCTTCTCGTTTATGGCTAAATACGCTATATATCGATGTCAGCTCGGTGCCTGAGTTTGTCCTCAGTCATGCCGCACAATCGTTAGTCGGCAGTGCCGGTTTTCAGCACCGGCTGGCGCAGACAAGAGCCAACCCTTGGGTCGATTACCCCGAAGTCAGTGCCCTCAAAATGACCGTATTACCATTGCTGTATCAGGAGTTTCGTCACCGTCATCTGGCCCATCACTCTGAACGGGCTCAGGCCTTTATCCAGTTTGTCAAACAGGGTGGTGAAAGCCTGACTGCGCTGGCGGCCTTTCATGTGTTGTCCGAGACATTTTGTCAGACCGGAGCCGATAGCAATGGGGTGAACCGGCCTTGGGGATGGACGCAGTTTCCGCCTGAATATCAGGATTATCAGAGTGAGACGGTACAAGCTTTTATTGCAACGCATCAGGAAGCGATTTATTTCCATATGTACTTGCAATGGATTGCCGAAAGCCAGTTGAAAGAGATCCAGCATATGGCCCGGGAACGCGGCATGGCGATTGGTTTATATCGGGATTTAGCTGTCGGGGTCAGCAAAAATGGGTGTGATACTTGGGTGGACAGCGCGCATCAGACGTTGGTCAGAACAGCAAGTGTCGGGGCGCCACCGGATATTTTAGGGCCGCTCGGTCAGGACTGGGGACTACCGCCATTTCATCCAGACACGCTCCGGGAACAGGCGTATCGTCCTTTTATTGATCTGCTGCGAGCCAATATGAAGCATTGCGGGGCGCTACGGATCGATCATGTGCTGGGCCTATTGAGACTGTGGTGGATCCCACAAGGAAAAACCGCTAAAGAGGGCGCTTATGTTTACTATCCGGTTGAGCATTTGCTGGCGATTCTGGCATTGGAATCACACCGTCATCAGTGTGCCATTATTGGTGAAGACTTAGGCACCGTTCCGGCGCAGATGGCGGACATTCTGGCAAGCGCGGGGATTCACTCATATAAAGTGTTTTTCTTCGAAAAATCTCAGCAAGGGGTCTATACACCGCCGCCAGACTATCCTTATCAGTCGATGACCGCCTTATGTACGCATGATATGCCGACCCTGAGAGGGTTCTGGCATGGTTGTGACCTGTCATTGGGACAACAACTGGGACTTTATCCCGATGAGGCGCAACTGGAACAATTGCGTCAGGATCGCGCTCAAATGCGTCATGGTGTGTTGCAGGCGCTGGGAATGTTAAATGCACAACAGGCAGTGCGTGCCGGTGCTTCGCCAACCGACTCAGCAGAGACACACCGCGAGATGGATCCATTACTGGGCGAGTTAATTCAGCTGCATGTCGCTTCTGGTCGTTCCGCGTTGGTCAGTATTCAGCTGGAAGATTTACTGGCGATGGATGAGCCGGTTAATGTGCCGGGAACCGTGGAGCAATATCCCAACTGGCGGAGAAAGCTTTGCGCTGATTTAACGACGATTTTCTCAACACCGGCGATTCGCACCATGTTGGATAAGCTCACACAGATTCGGGCGGCCTGA
- the malK gene encoding maltose/maltodextrin ABC transporter ATP-binding protein MalK encodes MASVTLKNVSKAYNDVVITKDVNLEIHDGEFVVFVGPSGCGKSTLLRCIAGLEDITSGDLYIGEQRVNDIEPSKRGVGMVFQSYALYPHLNLYDNMSFGLKLAKADKKAIHARVVEAAEILQLGHLLDRQPKALSGGQRQRVAIGRTLVSRPNVFLLDEPLSNLDASLRVNMRSEITKLQRQLGCTMIYVTHDQVEAMTMADKIVVLQSGSVAQVGQPLALYHYPKNRFVAGFIGSPKMNFMTVNVEAAEPERVMVQLPNGETFWIPVQGDQVRPGERMSLGIRPEHLISAESATFTVSGKVQIVEKLGYETQIYLHLKGADANVIYRAMDTLDVAVGDSYTIGIEPNRCHLFHSDGRACPRRYREKGVDFDTLFDDAS; translated from the coding sequence ATGGCAAGTGTCACCCTGAAAAATGTATCAAAGGCTTATAATGATGTCGTGATCACCAAGGATGTGAATCTGGAGATCCACGATGGTGAGTTTGTCGTGTTCGTCGGCCCGTCAGGATGCGGTAAATCGACCCTGTTACGCTGTATTGCCGGTCTGGAAGATATCACCTCGGGTGATTTGTATATCGGTGAACAGCGCGTCAATGATATTGAGCCATCCAAAAGAGGGGTGGGCATGGTTTTTCAGTCCTATGCCCTTTATCCGCATCTAAACTTGTATGACAACATGTCGTTTGGCCTCAAGCTAGCCAAAGCCGATAAGAAAGCTATTCACGCACGCGTTGTGGAAGCGGCGGAAATCCTTCAGCTCGGCCACTTGCTGGACCGTCAGCCCAAAGCATTATCCGGTGGCCAGCGTCAGCGGGTTGCGATTGGCCGGACTTTGGTCTCAAGACCGAATGTGTTTCTCTTGGATGAACCGCTTTCGAATCTCGATGCGTCTTTACGGGTCAATATGCGCAGTGAAATTACCAAATTACAGCGTCAGCTTGGCTGCACCATGATTTATGTCACGCACGATCAGGTTGAAGCCATGACCATGGCGGATAAGATCGTGGTGCTGCAATCGGGGTCTGTCGCTCAGGTCGGTCAGCCGCTGGCACTCTATCATTATCCGAAAAATCGCTTTGTGGCCGGTTTTATCGGCTCACCGAAAATGAATTTTATGACCGTCAATGTCGAAGCCGCGGAACCGGAGCGAGTCATGGTGCAATTACCCAATGGTGAGACCTTCTGGATTCCGGTTCAAGGCGATCAGGTTCGTCCGGGCGAACGAATGTCTCTGGGGATTCGTCCCGAGCATTTAATCAGTGCCGAATCCGCGACATTCACCGTATCAGGCAAAGTGCAGATTGTGGAAAAACTCGGCTACGAAACGCAGATCTATCTGCATTTGAAAGGGGCAGATGCCAATGTGATTTATCGGGCGATGGATACCCTGGATGTGGCGGTCGGTGATTCGTATACCATCGGTATTGAACCGAACCGTTGCCATCTATTCCACAGTGATGGCCGGGCTTGTCCGAGACGTTATCGTGAAAAAGGCGTGGATTTCGATACACTTTTCGATGATGCGTCTTAA
- the malG gene encoding maltose ABC transporter permease MalG, with product MAMVQGKSLKYRVWATHIGLWLFLSLIIFPMLMIVAISLREGNFATGSLIPEHPSWEHWKLALGFAVTHADGSVTPPPFPVLTWLWNSVKVATVSSVLIVALSTTSAYAFARMKFGGKSLILKAMMIFQMFPAVLALVAIYALFDRLGQYIPFLGLNTHGGLIFSYLGGIALHVWTIKGYFETIDGSLEEAAALDGATPWQAFRLVLLPLSVPILAVVFILSFIAAVGEVPVASLLLSDINQYTLAVGMQQYLYPQNYLWGDFAAAAVLSALPITLVFLLAQRWLVGGLTAGGVKG from the coding sequence ATGGCAATGGTTCAGGGAAAAAGTTTGAAATACCGGGTCTGGGCAACCCATATTGGCTTATGGTTGTTTCTCTCACTGATTATTTTTCCGATGCTGATGATCGTGGCAATCTCATTACGAGAAGGTAACTTTGCCACCGGGAGCCTTATCCCGGAGCATCCGTCTTGGGAGCACTGGAAATTGGCACTGGGGTTTGCGGTGACGCATGCGGACGGTAGCGTCACGCCGCCACCGTTTCCGGTTTTGACTTGGCTGTGGAATTCGGTCAAGGTTGCCACGGTTTCCTCGGTACTGATCGTCGCTCTGTCTACCACATCGGCATACGCGTTTGCCCGGATGAAATTTGGTGGTAAAAGTCTCATTTTAAAGGCGATGATGATCTTCCAGATGTTCCCGGCTGTACTCGCGCTGGTGGCGATTTACGCCCTGTTTGATAGGTTGGGGCAGTATATTCCGTTTCTGGGGTTGAATACCCACGGCGGGCTGATTTTCTCTTATCTCGGTGGTATCGCGCTCCATGTCTGGACCATCAAAGGGTATTTTGAAACCATTGACGGTTCGCTGGAAGAGGCTGCCGCACTCGATGGAGCGACACCGTGGCAGGCCTTCCGTCTGGTGTTGTTACCGCTGTCCGTGCCGATTCTGGCGGTGGTATTCATTCTGTCGTTTATTGCCGCTGTCGGTGAAGTTCCGGTGGCATCGCTGCTACTGTCCGACATCAATCAATACACCCTTGCGGTCGGGATGCAGCAGTATCTGTATCCGCAAAACTACCTGTGGGGAGACTTTGCCGCTGCCGCAGTATTATCGGCACTGCCGATCACTCTGGTGTTCTTGTTAGCACAGCGCTGGTTAGTCGGTGGCCTGACAGCCGGTGGCGTGAAGGGCTGA
- the malF gene encoding maltose ABC transporter permease MalF, with the protein MQFVQKADPGSLSTGDKIKWIKWVTLFAIGILNGYASIMMYARGEIAFALLTIVLTALALYIFGSRKTYAHRYIYPGIAGMILFILFPLVYTIGLSFTNYSAKNQLSLERAQTVLLDQTYQSGQNYPFTLYHASDGYRLVVRDGEHLLTTPVFSLGRHVAQSLPLTPMQLPQEWRKESLKTVIQHRDTLAGLKLVTPQKQTIRMNGLRRFSAIAPRYQLLDDGVTLRNRQSGELLKPNMDIGFYQPVDQNGQFYRDPISPGFIVNIGATNFQRVWQDDGIKEPFISIFIWTVVFSALTVGLTLIIGLVLASVVQWEALRGRSVYRVLLILPYAVPAFISILIFKGLFNQSFGEINMVLNALFGLKPAWFSDPIMARVMVIAVNTWLGFPYMMILCMGLLKAIPEDLYEASAIDGAGPLYNFTKITLPLMIKPLTPLLIASFAFNFNNFVMIYLLTGGGPNMIGTTEPAGYTDLLVSYTYRIAFEGSGGRDFGLASAIATLIFLLVGALALINLRFTRAGQD; encoded by the coding sequence ATGCAGTTCGTTCAGAAAGCAGACCCCGGCAGTTTGAGTACCGGTGATAAAATCAAGTGGATCAAATGGGTAACCCTGTTTGCGATAGGTATCCTGAACGGTTATGCCAGTATCATGATGTATGCGCGCGGAGAAATTGCATTTGCTTTGTTAACCATCGTGCTGACAGCGCTGGCACTCTACATCTTTGGCAGTCGGAAAACCTACGCGCATCGCTATATTTATCCCGGGATCGCCGGGATGATCCTGTTTATTCTGTTTCCGCTGGTTTACACCATCGGACTCTCATTCACCAATTACAGTGCCAAAAATCAGCTCTCGCTGGAACGGGCTCAGACCGTGTTACTCGACCAGACTTACCAAAGCGGTCAGAACTATCCTTTTACCCTGTACCATGCGTCAGACGGCTATCGTTTGGTCGTCCGTGACGGAGAGCATTTACTGACCACACCGGTATTTTCACTGGGCCGCCATGTCGCTCAATCGTTGCCATTAACGCCGATGCAACTGCCGCAAGAGTGGCGCAAAGAGTCATTGAAGACGGTGATTCAGCATCGGGATACGCTGGCCGGACTGAAACTAGTCACCCCACAAAAGCAGACCATTCGGATGAATGGGTTGCGGCGATTCTCAGCGATTGCCCCCAGATATCAATTGCTGGATGATGGCGTGACTCTGCGTAACCGGCAAAGTGGTGAATTACTCAAGCCCAATATGGACATCGGTTTTTATCAGCCGGTGGATCAAAACGGTCAGTTTTATCGGGATCCGATTTCTCCCGGATTTATCGTCAACATCGGCGCGACTAATTTTCAACGGGTATGGCAGGATGACGGTATCAAAGAACCCTTCATCAGTATTTTTATCTGGACGGTAGTTTTTTCCGCTCTGACCGTCGGGCTAACTCTAATCATTGGCTTGGTGCTCGCCAGTGTCGTGCAGTGGGAAGCGTTGCGCGGACGGTCGGTCTATCGTGTGCTGCTGATTTTACCTTATGCGGTGCCGGCTTTTATTTCGATCCTGATTTTTAAAGGATTGTTCAATCAAAGTTTCGGTGAAATCAACATGGTGTTGAATGCGCTGTTCGGTCTGAAACCGGCATGGTTTTCCGATCCCATTATGGCGCGGGTGATGGTGATTGCGGTCAACACTTGGCTGGGTTTTCCCTACATGATGATTTTATGTATGGGGTTGCTCAAAGCGATTCCCGAAGACCTCTACGAAGCATCGGCCATCGACGGGGCAGGGCCGCTGTATAATTTTACTAAAATTACCCTGCCATTGATGATCAAGCCGTTAACCCCGCTGTTGATCGCCAGCTTCGCATTCAATTTTAATAATTTCGTGATGATTTATCTGCTGACCGGCGGCGGGCCGAATATGATTGGCACAACCGAGCCGGCCGGCTATACGGATTTGCTGGTCAGCTACACCTACCGGATAGCCTTTGAGGGCAGCGGCGGCCGCGATTTCGGTCTGGCCAGTGCGATTGCGACCCTGATTTTCTTACTGGTGGGTGCATTGGCATTAATCAATCTTCGTTTCACGCGTGCAGGACAGGATTAA
- the malE gene encoding maltose/maltodextrin ABC transporter substrate-binding protein MalE has translation MKKTLHAVAICTCTALGSLSLSLSAHAAIAEGQLTIWINGDKGYNGLAEVGKKFEQDTGIPVTVLHPDALQDKFPQTAATGDGPDIVFWAHDRFGGYAEAGLLAEIHPSPELKANMFDFTWDAVKYHGKYIGYPVAVESLSLIYNKDLVPEPPKNWEDIAKLNDKLSKQGKSAIMWNLKEPYFTWPLLAADGGYAFKFSDDKGYDIHDIGVNKPGVRKAMTFLKGLVDSHVISPDMDYSVSESEFTKGKTAMTINGPWSWGNIDKSGIHYGVTTLPKLNGQNSKPFVGVLSAGISTASPNKDLAVEFIEHYLLTDEGLAMVNADKPLGAVALKSYQQKLSSDPRIAATMYNATYGEIMPNIPQMNAFWSAMKNAIINVVDGRQPVDAALTDAQKQIAH, from the coding sequence ATGAAAAAGACCCTACACGCTGTCGCGATATGCACCTGTACGGCTCTGGGCTCGTTGAGTCTGAGTTTGAGCGCACACGCTGCCATTGCGGAAGGACAGCTTACAATCTGGATTAATGGAGATAAGGGCTACAACGGTCTGGCGGAAGTTGGTAAAAAATTTGAACAAGATACCGGGATTCCGGTCACCGTTCTCCACCCGGATGCGTTACAGGATAAATTCCCGCAGACCGCCGCCACCGGCGACGGGCCGGATATCGTTTTTTGGGCTCATGACCGGTTTGGCGGATATGCGGAAGCCGGTTTACTTGCAGAAATTCATCCTTCCCCGGAACTCAAAGCCAACATGTTCGATTTCACCTGGGATGCCGTTAAGTATCATGGCAAATACATCGGTTATCCGGTGGCCGTTGAGTCACTGTCGCTGATTTATAATAAGGATCTGGTACCTGAGCCGCCCAAAAACTGGGAGGATATCGCCAAACTGAATGACAAGCTGAGCAAACAGGGTAAAAGCGCGATTATGTGGAATCTGAAAGAGCCGTACTTTACTTGGCCATTGCTGGCTGCCGATGGCGGGTATGCGTTTAAATTCAGTGATGATAAAGGTTATGACATCCATGATATCGGGGTTAACAAGCCCGGAGTCCGTAAAGCGATGACGTTCCTGAAAGGGCTGGTCGATAGCCATGTCATTTCACCGGATATGGATTACTCGGTGTCTGAGTCCGAGTTTACCAAAGGTAAGACGGCCATGACCATTAACGGGCCGTGGAGTTGGGGCAACATTGATAAATCCGGCATTCATTACGGTGTCACTACGCTGCCGAAGTTAAACGGTCAAAACTCAAAACCGTTTGTCGGGGTTCTTTCTGCCGGAATCAGCACCGCTTCACCGAATAAAGATCTCGCGGTTGAATTTATTGAACACTATCTGTTGACCGATGAGGGGCTGGCGATGGTGAATGCGGATAAACCGCTGGGTGCGGTCGCGTTGAAATCTTATCAGCAAAAACTTTCCAGCGATCCGCGTATTGCTGCCACCATGTACAATGCGACATATGGTGAAATTATGCCAAATATACCGCAGATGAATGCATTCTGGAGCGCGATGAAAAATGCCATCATCAATGTCGTCGATGGTCGTCAGCCGGTTGATGCGGCACTGACTGATGCGCAAAAGCAAATTGCACATTAA
- a CDS encoding glycogen/starch/alpha-glucan phosphorylase: protein MNNEPTHHFEPEAFRQSVLHHLKTTYSQDIEQASARSWYLAMVRALSEITIADMVDTAHDPRVRHAKHVNYLSLEFLMGRLTGNALINMNLYAQVEHVMQMLGQSLSDLLEHERDPSLGNGGLGRLAACFMDSCAAQQYPTVGYGLHYEYGLFKQSFVAGRQQEAPDEWRGDEGYPWERLRPELTRRVGFFGDVETYQQQGKTKYRWQPAQIVKAIAWDIPIVGYNSHTVYPLRLWECRAEQGFSLDQFNQGAYLEAQQRMIEAANLTKVLYPNDNHEPGKVLRLMQQYFHSAASIGDIVDRHEQAGRDWENLPDYETIQLNDTHPAIAIPELMRVLIDEKDLTWQTAWSICSRVFAYTNHTLMPEALETWRKSLMTKLLPRHMALIADIDQHVRQLVEQQWPDDAEKQAKLAIISAGKEPMVRMANLCVVGSYAVNGVAAMHTELVQKELFPEFNTLFPNRIRNVTNGITPRRWLTYCNPELANLIRHKIGHRWEDNLDHLVDLAAYADQADFQAAFMATKRANKERLAQWVSEHLGLDINPSALFDVQIKRLHEYKRQHLNLLHILSLYHRLLHEPDFDMVPRVVFFAAKAAPGYHLAKEIIYAINRVADTINHDERVNDKLKVVFIPDYRVSIAELIIPAADLSEQISTAGKEASGTGNMKLALNGALTIGTMDGANVEIREEVGEENIFIFGLNVHQVNQCLRDGYDPHRYYQTDPLLKASLDWLNTDYFTPGEPHGLKPVYDTLLRDGDPYLCLADFRAYVDAQAAVDRQYCDVQGWARKAILNTALVGKFSSDRSIRDYVETIWHLQPVKR, encoded by the coding sequence ATGAACAATGAACCAACCCATCATTTTGAGCCGGAGGCATTCAGACAGAGTGTCTTACATCATTTGAAGACTACCTATTCACAAGACATTGAACAGGCAAGCGCCCGGTCATGGTATCTGGCAATGGTCAGGGCACTGTCTGAAATCACCATTGCCGATATGGTCGATACGGCACATGACCCGCGGGTTCGTCACGCGAAGCATGTGAATTATCTGTCGCTCGAATTTTTGATGGGCCGCCTGACTGGCAATGCACTGATTAACATGAATTTGTATGCACAGGTCGAACATGTCATGCAGATGCTGGGACAATCGCTGTCTGATTTACTGGAACATGAGCGCGATCCTTCGCTCGGCAACGGTGGGTTAGGGCGTTTAGCCGCCTGCTTTATGGATTCCTGCGCGGCGCAGCAATACCCGACCGTCGGATACGGCTTACATTACGAATACGGGCTGTTTAAACAGTCTTTTGTTGCCGGACGACAACAGGAAGCGCCCGATGAGTGGCGCGGAGATGAAGGCTATCCGTGGGAACGGCTGCGGCCGGAACTGACCCGCCGGGTCGGATTCTTCGGCGATGTGGAAACCTATCAGCAACAAGGCAAAACCAAATACCGCTGGCAGCCTGCGCAGATCGTGAAAGCGATCGCGTGGGACATTCCGATTGTCGGCTATAACAGTCACACGGTGTACCCGCTGCGTTTATGGGAATGCCGGGCAGAACAAGGCTTCTCGCTCGATCAGTTTAATCAGGGTGCCTATCTTGAAGCGCAGCAGCGCATGATTGAGGCTGCCAACCTGACCAAAGTGCTGTATCCGAATGATAATCATGAACCGGGCAAAGTGTTGCGTTTGATGCAGCAATATTTTCACAGTGCGGCATCCATCGGTGACATTGTCGATCGGCACGAGCAAGCCGGACGTGACTGGGAAAACTTACCCGACTATGAAACCATTCAGCTCAATGATACCCATCCCGCGATTGCGATTCCTGAATTGATGCGGGTCTTGATCGATGAAAAAGATCTGACGTGGCAAACCGCATGGTCGATTTGTTCACGGGTTTTTGCATATACCAACCATACCCTGATGCCCGAAGCGCTGGAAACATGGCGCAAATCACTGATGACGAAGTTGCTGCCCCGACATATGGCGCTGATTGCGGACATTGATCAGCATGTCCGGCAACTGGTCGAGCAACAGTGGCCGGACGATGCCGAGAAACAAGCAAAACTCGCGATTATCTCCGCCGGGAAAGAGCCGATGGTGAGAATGGCGAACTTGTGTGTCGTCGGCTCTTATGCCGTCAATGGAGTCGCGGCGATGCACACCGAGCTGGTACAAAAAGAGCTGTTTCCTGAATTTAATACATTATTCCCCAACCGGATCCGCAATGTGACCAACGGGATAACACCGCGCCGCTGGTTAACCTATTGCAATCCAGAGCTGGCCAATCTGATTCGTCATAAGATTGGTCACCGCTGGGAAGACAACCTCGACCATCTGGTCGATTTAGCCGCCTATGCCGATCAGGCCGATTTTCAGGCTGCATTTATGGCGACCAAAAGGGCTAATAAAGAACGTCTGGCGCAATGGGTATCGGAGCATCTCGGGCTGGACATCAATCCCAGTGCACTGTTTGACGTCCAAATCAAACGTCTGCATGAGTACAAACGCCAGCATTTGAACCTACTGCATATTTTATCTTTGTATCATCGCCTGTTGCATGAGCCTGACTTTGACATGGTGCCACGGGTGGTCTTTTTTGCCGCGAAAGCCGCTCCCGGCTATCACTTGGCAAAAGAGATTATCTATGCGATCAACCGGGTTGCCGACACCATCAATCACGATGAGCGGGTCAACGATAAACTGAAAGTTGTCTTTATCCCTGACTATCGGGTCAGCATCGCGGAATTAATCATTCCCGCCGCAGACCTGTCTGAGCAGATTTCAACCGCAGGCAAGGAAGCATCCGGCACCGGTAACATGAAACTGGCCCTCAACGGTGCGCTGACCATCGGCACGATGGACGGGGCTAATGTGGAAATTCGTGAAGAAGTCGGCGAGGAGAATATCTTCATCTTTGGCCTGAACGTACATCAGGTGAATCAATGCCTTCGTGACGGTTACGACCCGCATCGTTACTACCAGACCGACCCGTTACTTAAGGCCAGCCTTGACTGGCTCAATACCGACTATTTTACCCCGGGAGAGCCGCACGGCCTGAAGCCGGTTTACGATACTTTGTTACGTGATGGTGACCCATATTTATGTCTGGCTGATTTTCGGGCTTATGTCGATGCTCAGGCTGCGGTTGACCGCCAGTATTGTGATGTACAGGGCTGGGCACGCAAAGCCATTTTAAATACGGCGCTGGTGGGTAAATTCAGTTCGGACCGGTCGATTCGTGATTATGTTGAGACGATCTGGCATCTGCAACCTGTCAAACGTTAA